Proteins encoded within one genomic window of Bacteroidetes bacterium SB0662_bin_6:
- a CDS encoding T9SS type A sorting domain-containing protein gives SLGQNYPNPFNPGTSISWMQPVSGQVRLSVYNLLGQNMATLVDGLRPAGEHEVRLDASGWPGGMYVYVLETGTHTLTRHMVLLK, from the coding sequence TCTCTTGGACAGAACTATCCGAACCCGTTCAATCCGGGCACTTCCATTTCCTGGATGCAACCGGTTTCCGGTCAGGTCCGGTTGTCTGTATACAACCTGCTGGGGCAAAACATGGCTACGCTGGTGGATGGCCTGCGCCCGGCGGGCGAACATGAAGTACGGCTGGATGCCTCCGGGTGGCCCGGCGGGATGTACGTCTATGTGCTTGAAACAGGGACACACACGCTGACCCGGCATATGGTGCTGCTGAAATAA
- a CDS encoding mechanosensitive ion channel gives MTLNEVWEHVQALWGFVLISPPGGQAITVGQVVLTLLLLVVGYFASQLVGVLVVRRLSKTELRPDTVQTLKRVAFLTALVMLFLLALNILGIPISAFAFAVGAIAVGIGLGAQNIINNYISGWILLSERPIRIDDFIEFDNWQGFVEHIGHRSTRIRRTDGVHLVVPNSHLLERTVINWALIDQEVRGIVRVGVVYGSPIRRVSELVLQAVTEHPKVKREPGPSVVFEDFGDSALIFDAYFWCVVTGDKMLREIRGDIRLRIADLFEEEGIVVAFPQRDVHLDTPAPLEVRVVPEP, from the coding sequence ATGACTCTGAACGAAGTGTGGGAACACGTACAAGCGCTCTGGGGGTTTGTCCTGATTAGCCCGCCCGGGGGCCAGGCCATCACGGTCGGGCAGGTCGTTCTGACCCTGCTCTTGCTGGTCGTGGGTTACTTTGCCAGCCAACTGGTGGGGGTTCTCGTCGTGCGGCGGCTGTCGAAAACGGAACTTCGCCCCGATACCGTGCAGACCCTGAAGCGGGTCGCGTTTCTGACGGCACTGGTGATGCTCTTTCTCCTCGCGCTGAACATTCTTGGCATTCCGATCAGCGCCTTTGCCTTCGCCGTAGGCGCCATCGCGGTCGGCATCGGACTCGGCGCGCAAAACATCATCAACAATTACATCAGCGGCTGGATTCTCCTCTCCGAGCGCCCCATCCGAATCGACGATTTCATCGAGTTCGACAACTGGCAGGGCTTCGTTGAACACATCGGCCACCGTTCCACACGCATCCGCCGCACCGACGGCGTGCATCTGGTGGTTCCCAACAGCCACCTGCTGGAACGCACGGTGATCAACTGGGCGCTCATCGATCAGGAAGTCCGCGGTATCGTGCGCGTGGGCGTGGTATACGGCTCACCGATCCGCCGGGTGTCCGAGCTTGTCCTGCAGGCCGTGACCGAACATCCGAAGGTCAAGCGGGAGCCCGGTCCCAGCGTGGTGTTCGAGGACTTTGGCGACAGCGCGCTGATCTTCGATGCCTATTTCTGGTGCGTCGTCACCGGCGACAAGATGTTGCGCGAGATTCGCGGTGACATTCGCCTGCGTATTGCCGACTTGTTTGAGGAGGAAGGGATCGTGGTCGCGTTTCCGCAGCGCGACGTGCATCTGGACACTCCGGCGCCGTTGGAGGTTCGGGTGGTGCCTGAGCCGTGA